In Pangasianodon hypophthalmus isolate fPanHyp1 chromosome 29, fPanHyp1.pri, whole genome shotgun sequence, one genomic interval encodes:
- the poldip3 gene encoding polymerase delta-interacting protein 3 isoform X3 has protein sequence MPSFGRGAGLTGRGAGSVGRGAGLMGRTFDARQKIGSTDVRQRLGGSGAFQVKDAREKLGQNDARFRIQARGGAASAVQDARQTINSRKQQQVQDSPLVTSSQTPIPHIHIQNNSSNPSSTGVRTFPTNQGLGTRVGVAIQPRGGITKVVDARDRLSLKRSVSSLPSQGSAAPLKITKTIQQRPVGMTSGIRINVPSRAAQTASNEEEEEAVVPNKQLKFTTTNDLAQTRVGGGFSVSTPITKVVKNDSYLAPPPAASAAAAAVAPTRSNPRPPAQTPENTSSQPAQPVFSPLEGTKITVNNLHPRVTEEDIVELFCVCGALKRARLVKVGVAEVVFVRKDDAISAYRKYNNRCLDGQPMKCNLHIQGSVITSDQPILLRLSDSPGKKETPSSAVSRSTPRSSSAEVDPQTILKALFKSSNQSSASTETPPPAAHSTAFRIKI, from the exons AT GCCGAGCTTTGGCAGAGGCGCAGGGCTAACAGGAAGAGGAGCGGGCTCAGTAGGgagaggggcggggcttatgGGCCGGACGTTTGACGCCAGACAGAAGATCGGcagcactgatgtcaggcagCGGCTCGGAGGAAGTGGAG CGTTCCAGGTAAAGGATGCGAGAGAGAAGCTGGGTCAGAATGATGCGCGTTTCCGTATTCAGGCCAGAGGGGGCGCTGCGAGCGCGGTGCAGGACGCCAGACAGACCATAAACTCTCGTAAACAGCAGCAGGTCCAGGATTCTCCCTTAGTAACCAGCTCTCAGACCCCAATCCCACACATCCACATCCAGAACAACAGCAGCAATCCCAGCAGCACCGGCGTCAGGACCTTCCCTACCAACCAGGGACTCGGAACCAGAGTGGGCGTGGCCATACAGCCCAGAGGCGGGATCACAAAGGTGGTGGATGCACGTGATAGGCTGAGTCTGAAGAGAAGCGTATCATCGCTGCCCAGCCAGGGATCTGCAGCTCCGCTCAAGATCACCAAAACTATCCAG cagAGGCCTGTTGGTATGACCAGCGGGATTCGCATCAATGTACCAAGCAGAGCAGCTcag ACGGCGTCcaatgaggaggaggaggaggctgtGGTTCCTAATAAACAGTTAAAGTTTACTACGACCAATGACCTGGCACAGACACgg gTGGGTGGAGGTTTCTCTGTCTCTACTCCAATCACTAAAGTGGTTAAGAATGACTCGTACCTGGCTCCGCCCCCTGCAGCCTCTGCTGCGGCTGCTGCAGTTGCACCCACTCGCTCTAATCCCCGCCCACCTGCGCAGACTCCTGAAAACACCAGCTCTCAGCctgcacag ccagtGTTCAGTCCGTTGGAGGGAACTAAAATCACAGTGAATAATCTCCATCCGCGTGTCACAGAGGAGGACATAGTG gagctgttctgtgtgtgtggagcgcTGAAGCGAGCTCGGCTGGTGAAGGTCGGCGTGGCTGAGGTGGTGTTTGTGCGGAAAGATGACGCCATCAGCGCTTACAGGAAATACAACAACCGCTGTCTGGAtg GTCAGCCGATGAAGTGTAACCTGCACATCCAGGGCAGCGTCATCACGTCAGACCAGCCCATCCTGCT gAGACTGAGTGACTCTCCCGGTAAGAAAGAGACTCCCTCCTCGGCCGTGTCCCGATCCACACCTCGCTCCAGCTCGGCTGAAGTGGATCCTCAGACCATCCTGAAGGCTCTTTTTAAATCGTCCAATCAGAGCTCGGCCTCTACAGAGACTCCTCCCCCTGCCGCACACTCTACAGCCTTCCGCATCAAGAtctaa
- the poldip3 gene encoding polymerase delta-interacting protein 3 isoform X2, translated as MRTAVPGLAVTKMADVSLDELIRRRNFNTRGGLKRPSFGRGAGLTGRGAGSVGRGAGLMGRTFDARQKIGSTDVRQRLGGSGAFQVKDAREKLGQNDARFRIQARGGAASAVQDARQTINSRKQQQVQDSPLVTSSQTPIPHIHIQNNSSNPSSTGVRTFPTNQGLGTRVGVAIQPRGGITKVVDARDRLSLKRSVSSLPSQGSAAPLKITKTIQRPVGMTSGIRINVPSRAAQTASNEEEEEAVVPNKQLKFTTTNDLAQTRVGGGFSVSTPITKVVKNDSYLAPPPAASAAAAAVAPTRSNPRPPAQTPENTSSQPAQPVFSPLEGTKITVNNLHPRVTEEDIVELFCVCGALKRARLVKVGVAEVVFVRKDDAISAYRKYNNRCLDGQPMKCNLHIQGSVITSDQPILLRLSDSPGKKETPSSAVSRSTPRSSSAEVDPQTILKALFKSSNQSSASTETPPPAAHSTAFRIKI; from the exons GCCGAGCTTTGGCAGAGGCGCAGGGCTAACAGGAAGAGGAGCGGGCTCAGTAGGgagaggggcggggcttatgGGCCGGACGTTTGACGCCAGACAGAAGATCGGcagcactgatgtcaggcagCGGCTCGGAGGAAGTGGAG CGTTCCAGGTAAAGGATGCGAGAGAGAAGCTGGGTCAGAATGATGCGCGTTTCCGTATTCAGGCCAGAGGGGGCGCTGCGAGCGCGGTGCAGGACGCCAGACAGACCATAAACTCTCGTAAACAGCAGCAGGTCCAGGATTCTCCCTTAGTAACCAGCTCTCAGACCCCAATCCCACACATCCACATCCAGAACAACAGCAGCAATCCCAGCAGCACCGGCGTCAGGACCTTCCCTACCAACCAGGGACTCGGAACCAGAGTGGGCGTGGCCATACAGCCCAGAGGCGGGATCACAAAGGTGGTGGATGCACGTGATAGGCTGAGTCTGAAGAGAAGCGTATCATCGCTGCCCAGCCAGGGATCTGCAGCTCCGCTCAAGATCACCAAAACTATCCAG AGGCCTGTTGGTATGACCAGCGGGATTCGCATCAATGTACCAAGCAGAGCAGCTcag ACGGCGTCcaatgaggaggaggaggaggctgtGGTTCCTAATAAACAGTTAAAGTTTACTACGACCAATGACCTGGCACAGACACgg gTGGGTGGAGGTTTCTCTGTCTCTACTCCAATCACTAAAGTGGTTAAGAATGACTCGTACCTGGCTCCGCCCCCTGCAGCCTCTGCTGCGGCTGCTGCAGTTGCACCCACTCGCTCTAATCCCCGCCCACCTGCGCAGACTCCTGAAAACACCAGCTCTCAGCctgcacag ccagtGTTCAGTCCGTTGGAGGGAACTAAAATCACAGTGAATAATCTCCATCCGCGTGTCACAGAGGAGGACATAGTG gagctgttctgtgtgtgtggagcgcTGAAGCGAGCTCGGCTGGTGAAGGTCGGCGTGGCTGAGGTGGTGTTTGTGCGGAAAGATGACGCCATCAGCGCTTACAGGAAATACAACAACCGCTGTCTGGAtg GTCAGCCGATGAAGTGTAACCTGCACATCCAGGGCAGCGTCATCACGTCAGACCAGCCCATCCTGCT gAGACTGAGTGACTCTCCCGGTAAGAAAGAGACTCCCTCCTCGGCCGTGTCCCGATCCACACCTCGCTCCAGCTCGGCTGAAGTGGATCCTCAGACCATCCTGAAGGCTCTTTTTAAATCGTCCAATCAGAGCTCGGCCTCTACAGAGACTCCTCCCCCTGCCGCACACTCTACAGCCTTCCGCATCAAGAtctaa
- the poldip3 gene encoding polymerase delta-interacting protein 3 isoform X1 — protein MRTAVPGLAVTKMADVSLDELIRRRNFNTRGGLKRPSFGRGAGLTGRGAGSVGRGAGLMGRTFDARQKIGSTDVRQRLGGSGAFQVKDAREKLGQNDARFRIQARGGAASAVQDARQTINSRKQQQVQDSPLVTSSQTPIPHIHIQNNSSNPSSTGVRTFPTNQGLGTRVGVAIQPRGGITKVVDARDRLSLKRSVSSLPSQGSAAPLKITKTIQQRPVGMTSGIRINVPSRAAQTASNEEEEEAVVPNKQLKFTTTNDLAQTRVGGGFSVSTPITKVVKNDSYLAPPPAASAAAAAVAPTRSNPRPPAQTPENTSSQPAQPVFSPLEGTKITVNNLHPRVTEEDIVELFCVCGALKRARLVKVGVAEVVFVRKDDAISAYRKYNNRCLDGQPMKCNLHIQGSVITSDQPILLRLSDSPGKKETPSSAVSRSTPRSSSAEVDPQTILKALFKSSNQSSASTETPPPAAHSTAFRIKI, from the exons GCCGAGCTTTGGCAGAGGCGCAGGGCTAACAGGAAGAGGAGCGGGCTCAGTAGGgagaggggcggggcttatgGGCCGGACGTTTGACGCCAGACAGAAGATCGGcagcactgatgtcaggcagCGGCTCGGAGGAAGTGGAG CGTTCCAGGTAAAGGATGCGAGAGAGAAGCTGGGTCAGAATGATGCGCGTTTCCGTATTCAGGCCAGAGGGGGCGCTGCGAGCGCGGTGCAGGACGCCAGACAGACCATAAACTCTCGTAAACAGCAGCAGGTCCAGGATTCTCCCTTAGTAACCAGCTCTCAGACCCCAATCCCACACATCCACATCCAGAACAACAGCAGCAATCCCAGCAGCACCGGCGTCAGGACCTTCCCTACCAACCAGGGACTCGGAACCAGAGTGGGCGTGGCCATACAGCCCAGAGGCGGGATCACAAAGGTGGTGGATGCACGTGATAGGCTGAGTCTGAAGAGAAGCGTATCATCGCTGCCCAGCCAGGGATCTGCAGCTCCGCTCAAGATCACCAAAACTATCCAG cagAGGCCTGTTGGTATGACCAGCGGGATTCGCATCAATGTACCAAGCAGAGCAGCTcag ACGGCGTCcaatgaggaggaggaggaggctgtGGTTCCTAATAAACAGTTAAAGTTTACTACGACCAATGACCTGGCACAGACACgg gTGGGTGGAGGTTTCTCTGTCTCTACTCCAATCACTAAAGTGGTTAAGAATGACTCGTACCTGGCTCCGCCCCCTGCAGCCTCTGCTGCGGCTGCTGCAGTTGCACCCACTCGCTCTAATCCCCGCCCACCTGCGCAGACTCCTGAAAACACCAGCTCTCAGCctgcacag ccagtGTTCAGTCCGTTGGAGGGAACTAAAATCACAGTGAATAATCTCCATCCGCGTGTCACAGAGGAGGACATAGTG gagctgttctgtgtgtgtggagcgcTGAAGCGAGCTCGGCTGGTGAAGGTCGGCGTGGCTGAGGTGGTGTTTGTGCGGAAAGATGACGCCATCAGCGCTTACAGGAAATACAACAACCGCTGTCTGGAtg GTCAGCCGATGAAGTGTAACCTGCACATCCAGGGCAGCGTCATCACGTCAGACCAGCCCATCCTGCT gAGACTGAGTGACTCTCCCGGTAAGAAAGAGACTCCCTCCTCGGCCGTGTCCCGATCCACACCTCGCTCCAGCTCGGCTGAAGTGGATCCTCAGACCATCCTGAAGGCTCTTTTTAAATCGTCCAATCAGAGCTCGGCCTCTACAGAGACTCCTCCCCCTGCCGCACACTCTACAGCCTTCCGCATCAAGAtctaa
- the rrp7a gene encoding ribosomal RNA-processing protein 7 homolog A has product MAAPTKKNASSACVIPGGFTVLSLKYRTNSTAQHQLCVKEHRVRAQTSEHRPPDRTLFVLNVPPYCSQSVVKDLFSQFGPVQHVELSEKPGAAEDKHPDLSPYFTPEQKQCFKVAYVVFKHSSGVAAAKAHPYDSPLIVSTKEKQVHTGLKKWIREYTQSFIKPELLQKAVDDFVSQYDKRKEEEAELQKKEAEEQQEDEEGWVKVTKGGKGIKSRPHSEAANQRALQKEHNKKKRKELLNFYTWQHRNSKREHIAELRRKFEEDKQRIALLRAQRKFRPY; this is encoded by the exons ATGGCGGCGCCCACGAAGAAAAACGCGAGCAGTGCTTGTGTGATTCCAGGAGGatttacag tgttgtCCCTGAAGTACCGCACCAACAGTACAGCGCAGCACcagctgtgtgtgaaagagcACAGAGTGCGAGCACAAACCAGCGAACACAGACCACCGGACAGGACGCTGTTCGTCCTCAACGTCCCGCCATActgctcacag agtgtggtgAAGGACTTGTTCTCTCAGTTTGGTCCAGTTCAGCATGTGGAACTGAGTGAGAAACCTGGAGCAGCTGAAGATAAACATCCCGACCTGTCGCCATATTTCACACCTGAACAGAAACAG tgttttaaGGTGGCCTACGTGGTGTTCAAACACTCCTCAGGTGTGGCGGCAGCTAAAGCACATCCTTACGACTCTCCGCTCATTGTCTCCACTAAAGAGAAACAGGTTCACACCGGCCttaaga agtgGATCCGTGAATACACACAGTCATTCATCAAGCCAGAGCTTCTGCAGAAGGCCGTTGATGACTTCGTGAGCCAGTACGACAAGAGGAAAGAGGAG GAGGCGGAGCTTCAGAAGAAGGAGGCGGAGGAACAGCAGGAGGATGAAGAGGGTTGGGTTAAAGTGACCAAAGGAGGCAAAGGCATTAAGTCCCGCCCACACAGTgaggcagccaatcagagagcgcTTCAGAAAGAACACAACAAGAAAAAGCGGAAAGAGCTGCTGAACTTCTACACGTGGCAACATCGCAACTCGAAGAGAGAac ATATTGCTGAATTGAGGAGGAAGTTTGAGGAGGATAAGCAGCGCATAGCTTTACTCCGAGCTCAGAGGAAATTCAGACCCTACTga
- the wbp2nl gene encoding postacrosomal sheath WW domain-binding protein produces MALNRNHSPQGGVIINNSESVLRDCKNVELSFSDVTQKSDLFKGTKKGSVYLTPYRMVFVSNNMKEKFCSFMFPYYLMKNCSIEQPVFSANFIQGIIKAEPGGGWEGQANFKLSFPSGGAIELGQHLFKLASNASRAPPQSGANVFAPAGYMNGYASPAMPQPYYSPYPYPPAASAPAPGMYPTVPPYMAPPPPYPGPPQNWNPPPVVPGNAKAAEAAGSAYYNPTNPHNVYMPMDQPPPYYPPQNQPDKKNN; encoded by the exons atggcGCTGAACAGAAACCATTCTCCTCAGGGTGGAGTGATCATCAACAACAGTGAGAG CGTGCTGAGAGACTGTAAGAATGTGGAGCTCTCcttcagtgatgtcacacaaAAGAGTGACCTGTTCAAGGGGACCAAGAAGGGCAGTGTGTACCTCACGCCTTACAgg ATGGTGTTTGTGAGCAATAATATGAAGGAGAAGTTCTGCTCCTTCATGTTCCCGTATTACCTGATGAAGAACTGCAGCATTGAACAGCCTGTTTTTTCTGCCAACTTCATCCAGGGCATCATCAAAGCAGAACCTGgcg gtggttGGGAAGGTCAGGCTAATTTTAAGTTGTCCTTCCCCAGTGGAGGTGCCATCGAGCTCGGACAGCATCTCTTTAAACTGGCCTCCAATG cgtcTCGCGCCCCCCCACAGAGTGGAGCGAATGTTTTTGCCCCTGCAGGCTACATGAACGGCTATGCGAGTCCAGCGATGCCTCAACCCTACTACAGCCCTTACCCTTACCCACCTGCTGCTTCTGCTCCAGCTCCAG gcatgtATCCCACAGTTCCACCCTACATGGCTCCACCTCCTCCATACCCTGGACCTCCTCAGAACTGGAACCCTCCACCag TTGTTCCTGGTAATGCTAAAGCAGCCGAGGCAGCTGGCAGCGCTTACTACAATCCCACCAACCCGCACAACGTCTACATGCCAAtg gatcaGCCTCCTCCGTACTATCCTCCTCAAAACCAGCCAGATAAGAAGAACAACTAA
- the fmc1 gene encoding protein FMC1 homolog, whose product MAALNSPLRICRGILKELRYLKGPEYKGTMMYSYVMEQFRKNQVTSERHCRAQKEAVHASHTYLCLLESTRRHLELHNQYHGKGERPPEEVARLVGLRLPTQPGGKGWEE is encoded by the exons atggccgccctcAACTCTCCACTTCGGATCTGTCGGGGCATTTTAAAAGAGCTTAGATATTTAAAAGGGCCTGAATATAAAGGCACAATGATGTACAGTTACGTGATGGAACAATTCCGAAAAAATCAG GTGACTAGTGAGCGTCACTGCCGTGCTCAGAAGGAGGCAGTCCACGCGTCCCACACATACCTGTGTCTGTTAGAGTCAACGCGGCGTCATCTGGAGCTGCATAATCAGTACCATGGGAAAGGAGAGCGCCCCCCGGAGGAAGTGGCCCGCCTTGTAGGATTGCGCTTACCCACACAGCCCGGCGGTAAGGGCTGGGAGGAGTGA